CGCTCACGAGCACCGAGCGGCCCGTCTGGCGTTTCCGGAACGCGCGCCGCTCGAGCTCGATGGCGCTCGGCTGCCACGTGGGCGCCGCATCTCGGGCGTCGGTCGTGTCGGTCACGAGCTCACGCTATCGGCGGTCGGCGGATGCCGCGCCATCCGTCGCTGGAACAGTGTCGTGGTTCGGAACACCGGTGTCGTTCGGAACGCCGGCCTCACTCGAGGACGGGCGCGCCGCCCTCGCCGCCCAGCCATTCGGCGGCGAGCTCGTCGAGGGTGCCGCGCTCGCGAAGCGCATCGACGGCCGCCGTGACGTCGGCCGTGAGCGGCGAGTCCTTGGCGAGCACGAGACCGAACGCGTCGCCGCCACCGGCGGTCGCCGGAAGCTGGCCGATGATCTTGCCGCCGTCGAGCTCGACGCCCGTGAGGTAGAACGCCGTCGGCAGGTCGACGACGATCGCGTCGACCGTGCCGCTCTGCAGGGCGAGCTTGGCGTCGTCGTTGGTGTTGAACACCTGGGCGCCGGCGGTCGGCGCGATGACCTCTTCGACGGCGTCGAAGCTCGTGGTGCCGGTCTGCGCGCCGACGAGGAGGTCTTTCAGATCGGCGATCGAGGTGGCCGAGGCCGCCGGCGAGGAGTCGACCGTGATGACGACCTGCGTGGTCTCGTAGTACGGCGACGAGAAGTCGACGTTCTGCTCGCGCTCGTCGGTGATCGAGAACTGCTGCAGGTTGATGTCGAAGTCCTTCGGCCCGGGTGCGATCGCCTGCTCGAAGGTCGAGCGCACCCAGACGACGTCGTCGTCCGAGAAGCCGAGCTCGTCGGCCACGGCGTAGGCCACCGCGGCTTCGAAGCCCTCGCCCGACTCGGGGTCGTCGTCGAGCACCCACGGGTAGTACGCCGGCTCGCCGGTCGCGATCGTGAACTTGCCCTCGGTCACGTAGTCGCCGCCCGAGGCGTCGCCCGAGCCGCCGGAGCACCCGGCGAGAGCGAGGGTGGCGGATGCCGCGATGATGATCGCGGTGATCGTGCGTCGGGTCATGGTGGCCTCCATACGGTGTGCCTCCAGCATCGCGGATGCCACCGACTGTGGAGGAGCGCGTGGCGGAATGTGACGCTCGGCTAGGCTCGTCGCCATGACGGACGGGGCGCAGCGCGAGGCATCCGCTCACCGCATCCGCCGGTTCCTCGGCACCCGGGCGGCCCTCTGGACGGGCTTCGCCCTCGTGCACGCCGCGCTCATCTGCCTGAACCTGACGGCCGTCGGCTACCCGCTCGGCGACGTGACCGCCGTCTACCGGCTGTGGGCCGAGAACGCCGCGCACGGCTGGCTCCGCATGGGCATCGACGCGCCGTGGGTGTATCCGATCCTCGCCTTCGCGCCGATGGCCGCCGCGCTCGCGCTCGGTTCTGAGTGGTACGCGCAGACCTGGCTCGCCATCGTGACCGTGCTGAACGCCATCGCGTTCGGCGTGCTCATCGGCCGCGCGAGGCTCTCGCGCCCGCGCCGCATCGCGGCCTGGTGGTGGCTCGGATTCCTCGCCCTGCTCGGCCCCATCGCCTTCGGCCGCATCGATGCGATCACAGTGCCGTTCGCGATCACCGGCCTGCTGTGGGCGGCCGGTCGACCACGCGTCGCCGCCGTGCTGCTCACGATCGGCGCCTGGATCAAGGTCTGGCCCGCGGCCCTCGTCGCCGCGCTCGTGATCGCGGCGCGTCGGCGATTCGAGGTGCTCACCGTCGCGCTGTCGCTCAGCGTCGGCATCCTCGCGGTGAGCCTCCTCGCCGGATCGGGCGCGAACGCGATCGGCTTCATCGCGGAGCAGGCCGGCCGCGGGCTGCAGATCGAGGCGCCGCTCGCGGTCGCCTGGCTCTGGCAGATCGTCGCGGGCTCGAAGGCGGTGCGCATCGTCTACGACCGCCAGATCCTCACCTTCCAGATCGATGGGCCCGGTGCGGATGCCGCGGCGGCACTGACCACTCCGCTGATGGCGATCGGGGTGCTCGTCGTCGTGCTCGTCGGCATCCGAGCCGTGCGCCGCGGCGCCGCGTTCGGACGCCTGCTGCCGCCGCTCGCACTGTCGTTCGTCGTGGTGCTCATGCTGGCGAACAAGGTCGGCTCGCCCCAGTTCGTCACGTGGCTCGCGGCTCCGGTGATCCTCGGACTCGTCTTCCGCCCGGCGCGGTTCGCGGTGCCGGCGCTCGTCGCCGCATCGATCGCGCTCATCACGCACATCATCTACCCGTACTGGTACGGGTGGCTCCTCATCGCCGACCCGGCCTTCGTGCTCCTGCTGACGGCCAAGTCGCTGCTGCTCGTGGTGCTGCTCGTCTGGGGCATCCGCTCGACCTGGAGGCTCGGATCGCCGCGATCGCCGCGATCGCTCGCGCATGAGGCCGATGCCGTGCGCAGCACAATGGACCTCGACGACAACTGAAGGAGACGAACATGCTGGTGGCATTCTCAGTCGCGCCGAGCGGCACGGGCAGGAGCGACGGTTCGGTGCACGATGCCGTCGCCGCGGCGGTGCGCATCGTGCGGGAGTCGGGCCTGCCGAATCGCACTGACTCGATGTTCACGACGATCGAGGGGGACTGGGACGAGGTCTTCGACGTCGTGCGCCGCGCGACCGAGGCCGTCGGCGAGTACGGCTCTCGGGTCTCGCTCGTGCTGAAGGCCGACATCCGCCCGGGATACGTCGGCGAGCTCGAGGGCAAGCTCGAGCGACTCGAGACGGCGATGGACGGGCTCGACGCCGGCGAGTGACGGCGTGGGGCACCGCCATCGAATCGATTCGACCTTCTGTGCGAGAATCGTCGGGTGACCCTCCCCAACGACGGGCCGACGACATTGTCGCCGGCCCGCATCCGTTTCGCGCTCCTCGCGCTCGCCCTCGGCGGCTTCGGCATCGGCTCGACCGAGTTCGTCGCCATGGGCCTGCTGCCGAACATCGCCCTCGACCTGCTGCCGGAGCTCTCGGCGCAGTCGACCGCCGCGGCGAACGCGAACGCCGGGTGGATCATCTCGGCATACGCCCTCGGCGTCGTCGTCGGCGCGCCCACGATCGCGGCCGCGGCCGCGCGCTGGCCACGGAAGCGGCTGCTGCTCGCGCTGCTCACCGCCTTCACGATCGGCACGATCGCGTCGGCCGTGCTGCCGAGCTTCGAACTCGTGCTCGTCGCGCGCTTCGTCTCCGCCCTGCCGCACGGCGCCTACTTCGGCATCGCCTCGCTCGTCGCCGCGAGCCTCATGGGCCCCGGCAAGCGGGCGCGAGGGGTCGCACTCGTGCTCTCGGGCCTCACGATCGCGAACGTCATCGGGGTACCCGCGATCACCTGGCTCGGACAGCTCGCCGGATGGCGCACCGCCTACCTCGCCGTGGCGGCGATCTTCGCTCTCACCTTCGTCGCGGTGCTCATCGCCGTGCCGTGGCAGGCGGGCGACCCCGGAGCGACGATGAAGCGCGAGCTGAAGGCGTTCACCCGGGCGCAGGTGTGGTTCGCCCTCGGCATCGGCGCGGTCGGATTCGGCGGGCTCTTCGCGGTCTTCAGCTACGTCGCCCCGCTCGCCACCGAGGTGACGGGACTGCCCCAAGAACTCGTGCCCGTCGTGCTCGTCGCGATCGGGGTCGGCATGACCATCGGAAACCTCGCGGGCGGTCGGCTGGCCGACTGGAGCGTCCGCCGCTCGATGTACCTGTTCTTCACCGTGCTCGCGGGCGCCCTCGTGCTGCTCGGCTTCACCGCGTCGAGCCCGATCGGCCTGTTCACGGGCGTGCTGCTCGTCGGCGCGGCATCCGCTGCCCTCTCGCCGACCATCCAGGCCCGCCTCATGGACGTCGCACGCGACAGCCAGTCGATCGCCGCGGCGCTGAACCACTCCGCGCTGAACATCGGCAACAGCCTCGGTGCCCTGCTCGGCGGCATCGCGATCGCCGGCGGGCTCGGCTACGTCGCCCCGATCTGGATCGGGCTCCTGCTCACCGTCGCCGGGGCATTGCTCGCCGCCGTCTCGTTCGCACTCGACCGCTCGCGCGTGCGTCGCGGCGTCACGGTGCCGTATGCGACGGGCGCGATGCACGCCGTCGAGTCGTGACCGGAGTCCGGCTCGGAGCGCGACTCAGTCGGACTGCAGCAGGATTCCGTCGAGGATGGCGCGCTTGCGCAGCGCCACCTTGGTGCCCACGTCGTACCCCGCAGCCCGGTACTTCTCGCGGATGCGCTTGAGGTAGCTCTTCGCCGTCTCCTCGGAGATGCCGAGCTGGAACGCCACCGCCTTGACCGGCTGGCCGGCGCCGTAGAGCGCCATCACGCGCCGCTCCTGCGCCGAGAGCTTCGGCGACGAGCCCTCTGCGGTGAGTGCCAGTTCGAGTTCGGGCGTCAGGTACGACTCGCCGAGCCGCGCGGCACGGATGGCCTCGATGATGGTCTCGACGGGCTCCGACTTCACGAGGTAGCCGAGCGCCCCCGAACCGAGGGCCTCGCGAACGACGGTCGGCTCGGAGTAGGTGCTCATCAGCATGGTCTGCACGCCGGCCGACTTCAGCATCGACAGCTTCAACGAGATGGGGATGTTGTCGCGCAGGTCGAGATCGAGGAGGACGACGTCGACCGGGAACTCGGGGTGGGCGAGGAGCTCGGACCACGACGGCACCGCCGCGAGGAGCTCGATGTCGGGGGCCGCGGTGCGGATCCACTCGGAGAGCGCCCCCAGCAGCATCCGGTGGTCGTCGACGATCGCGAGGCGGATCGGTGGAGCAGTCTCAGCCATCAGCTTCCCCTTTGACGGGCCGCCCCACGGACGGCCGTAACGCCTGCCGAGACGTTCGGGTCGACCCGGCAGTCGATGTCGATCCGGAATGAATCGGGCCCCGCAACGACATCGTGTGTACCGACTGTACCGAGTGCATCCCAAGTTGCGGGATCGACGCGACGTTGAACGACACCGGAGACGTCGATCGAGAGGTGCACATCGGGCGATCGCGGGTCGGAGGCGGCATCCGGCTCGCGACACGTGACGTGCGCGGCGAGCTCGGCGGTGCCCTTCGACTGCTCGCCCACGAGGAACCACAGCGCGAGCAGCAGTCCGTCGCGCTGGTCGGGTGCGAGCACGCCGGCGAGCCCGCCGGGATCGTCGACCGTGACCCGGTTGCTGAGGTACGCCGACTCGGTGACGGCATGCCGGAGCCACGTGTCGTTGCGGCCCTCGATGAGCCGCACGCGGAGTCGGGCGGCGAGGTCGCCCGCGCGCTCGGCCGCTTCGGCCGGGAGGGGGATCGCGATGCGCCCCGAGCCGACCTCGTCGAGGAGCGACTCGGCGTCGAAGTCGAGTTGGGCGAGTTCTTCGGAGGCGCGCATGCCGACCGCGGTGCGAGGCGTCGCGACCGTGCTCTGCACGAGGGAGAGGTCGAGTTCGCGCCGGATGAGCCTGCGGAACCCGCGGATCGCGATCACGGCGACGACCATCGGCAGCACCGTGGTCGCCGCGACGGCGAGTCCGGTGACCGTGTAGTGGCCGGCCGTGGCGACCTGGAGGAGCGCCGAGCCCGCGATGACCGCGCCGATCAGGCTCGCCACCAGCATCGGGATGCGGGTGCCCCGGATCGCGGCCACGGGCATGAGCACGGCCCCTGCCGCGGCTGCCGCGGTCGGCGTGACGCCGAGGTGGAGCAACCCCATCGACGCGGTCACGTCGAGCCAGACCGGCACGACGAGCGCGATGAGCAGCACGACGTAGAGCACATCGGGCAGGGGGGTGTTGCGCGAGACGAGTCGGGAGACCACGCCGATGGCGACGACGCCGGCGAGGGCGGGCCAGGCCGCCCAGGGCCCTGGCCCGGGCGGGAAGAGCGGTGCCAGCATCACGGCGTGCGCGAGGTGCCCGGTGATGATGAAGGCCGATGCGATCGTGATGCCGGTGGCCAGACGCCGGCCGCCGTGGCTCTCGCGCACGTCGCCCGCAGCGCGTGCCGACCGGCTCGGCCGCCGGAACTGGCGTCCGAGCGTGGTCGTCGGGATCTGCGCGTCGCTCATGGCTTCGGCACCTCGAGCATCACGGTCGTGCCCGAGCCGGGGGAGGAGAAGATCCGGGCGCGACCGCCGACCATGCTGAGCCGGCCGACGACGGACTCCGAGTATCCGAGTCGGGCACCGTCGACCGCGGCCGGCTCGAAGCCGGAACCGGCGTCGGTGACCATCGCACGGACCGTGCGCTCGTCGTCGCTGACGGTGACATCCGCCGCACTGACGCCGGAATGACGGCGTACGTTCTCGAGGCACTCGCCGAGCGCGCCGAGCAGCGCGTCGAGGGTGTCGCGAGGCAGCGCGAGCCGGCCGGCACCGTGCCAGTTCACGTCGAGACCCATGCGGGCGAACCGCTGGCGCACCGACTCGAAGGTCACACCGAGGCTGTCGTCGTCGGCCTCGGGGGAGAAGACCGCGGTCGAGCCGCGGTCGAGGGGCGCGCCCAGTCGCAACTGCTTGAGCAGGCGCGCGTCGTCACCGGCCTGCTGCCGAAG
The sequence above is a segment of the Agromyces hippuratus genome. Coding sequences within it:
- a CDS encoding ABC transporter substrate-binding protein, translated to MTRRTITAIIIAASATLALAGCSGGSGDASGGDYVTEGKFTIATGEPAYYPWVLDDDPESGEGFEAAVAYAVADELGFSDDDVVWVRSTFEQAIAPGPKDFDINLQQFSITDEREQNVDFSSPYYETTQVVITVDSSPAASATSIADLKDLLVGAQTGTTSFDAVEEVIAPTAGAQVFNTNDDAKLALQSGTVDAIVVDLPTAFYLTGVELDGGKIIGQLPATAGGGDAFGLVLAKDSPLTADVTAAVDALRERGTLDELAAEWLGGEGGAPVLE
- a CDS encoding glycosyltransferase 87 family protein; protein product: MTDGAQREASAHRIRRFLGTRAALWTGFALVHAALICLNLTAVGYPLGDVTAVYRLWAENAAHGWLRMGIDAPWVYPILAFAPMAAALALGSEWYAQTWLAIVTVLNAIAFGVLIGRARLSRPRRIAAWWWLGFLALLGPIAFGRIDAITVPFAITGLLWAAGRPRVAAVLLTIGAWIKVWPAALVAALVIAARRRFEVLTVALSLSVGILAVSLLAGSGANAIGFIAEQAGRGLQIEAPLAVAWLWQIVAGSKAVRIVYDRQILTFQIDGPGADAAAALTTPLMAIGVLVVVLVGIRAVRRGAAFGRLLPPLALSFVVVLMLANKVGSPQFVTWLAAPVILGLVFRPARFAVPALVAASIALITHIIYPYWYGWLLIADPAFVLLLTAKSLLLVVLLVWGIRSTWRLGSPRSPRSLAHEADAVRSTMDLDDN
- a CDS encoding thiamine-binding protein encodes the protein MLVAFSVAPSGTGRSDGSVHDAVAAAVRIVRESGLPNRTDSMFTTIEGDWDEVFDVVRRATEAVGEYGSRVSLVLKADIRPGYVGELEGKLERLETAMDGLDAGE
- a CDS encoding MFS transporter; translation: MTLPNDGPTTLSPARIRFALLALALGGFGIGSTEFVAMGLLPNIALDLLPELSAQSTAAANANAGWIISAYALGVVVGAPTIAAAAARWPRKRLLLALLTAFTIGTIASAVLPSFELVLVARFVSALPHGAYFGIASLVAASLMGPGKRARGVALVLSGLTIANVIGVPAITWLGQLAGWRTAYLAVAAIFALTFVAVLIAVPWQAGDPGATMKRELKAFTRAQVWFALGIGAVGFGGLFAVFSYVAPLATEVTGLPQELVPVVLVAIGVGMTIGNLAGGRLADWSVRRSMYLFFTVLAGALVLLGFTASSPIGLFTGVLLVGAASAALSPTIQARLMDVARDSQSIAAALNHSALNIGNSLGALLGGIAIAGGLGYVAPIWIGLLLTVAGALLAAVSFALDRSRVRRGVTVPYATGAMHAVES
- a CDS encoding response regulator transcription factor; the encoded protein is MAETAPPIRLAIVDDHRMLLGALSEWIRTAAPDIELLAAVPSWSELLAHPEFPVDVVLLDLDLRDNIPISLKLSMLKSAGVQTMLMSTYSEPTVVREALGSGALGYLVKSEPVETIIEAIRAARLGESYLTPELELALTAEGSSPKLSAQERRVMALYGAGQPVKAVAFQLGISEETAKSYLKRIREKYRAAGYDVGTKVALRKRAILDGILLQSD